The Alicyclobacillus macrosporangiidus CPP55 genome segment GCTTTGGTTCACGGAGCGGCAGAACGACAACTTGACCATCGGCTTGCGGATCCGCAAGATCCTTCATTCGGAACAGACCGAATACCAGACGCTGGACGTGGTCGAGACGGTGCAGTACGGCAACATGCTCGTGCTCGACGGGTGCGTGATGACGACCGACAAGGACGAGTTCGTGTATCACGAGATGATCGCCCACGTACCGATGCACACCCACCCGAACCCGAAGAAGGTCCTCGTCGTCGGCGGTGGAGACGGCGGGGCCATCCGCGAGGTCGTCAAACACCCGACCGTCGAAAAGGCGGTGTTGGCGGAGATCGATGGGCGGGTGATCGAGAACGCGAAGCGGTACTTCCCGCAGATCGCGCAGGGGTTCTCCGATCCGCGGGTCGAGGTCCAGGTGACGGACGGCATCCGCCACGTGCAGGAGCACCCCGGGGAGTACGACGTGATCCTCGTGGATTCGACCGATCCGGTGGGTCCCGCGGCGGGCCTCTTCGCGCGCGACTTCTACCAGGCCGTGTACAACGCGCTCAAGGAGGACGGGCTGTTCGTGGCCCAGACGGAGTCCCCCTTCGTCAACCAGGACCTCGTCCGCGGTGTGTTCCAGGATGTGAAGAGAGTGTTCCCCATCGCGGAGTTGTACCTGGCCTACGTGCCGACGTATCCGACGGGCATGTGGAGCTTCACGATGGGCAGCAAGCGGTACCATCCCCTGCGGGATCGCCAGCCTGCCCGTACCTCGGATACCCGGTACTACACGGAAGCGGTGCATCAGGCGGCGTTCACGTTGCCCCGCTTCGTCGAGGAGCTCTTGCGCGGATGAGGCGGTCCGGCGTATTG includes the following:
- the speE gene encoding polyamine aminopropyltransferase translates to MPAELWFTERQNDNLTIGLRIRKILHSEQTEYQTLDVVETVQYGNMLVLDGCVMTTDKDEFVYHEMIAHVPMHTHPNPKKVLVVGGGDGGAIREVVKHPTVEKAVLAEIDGRVIENAKRYFPQIAQGFSDPRVEVQVTDGIRHVQEHPGEYDVILVDSTDPVGPAAGLFARDFYQAVYNALKEDGLFVAQTESPFVNQDLVRGVFQDVKRVFPIAELYLAYVPTYPTGMWSFTMGSKRYHPLRDRQPARTSDTRYYTEAVHQAAFTLPRFVEELLRG